One Tamlana carrageenivorans genomic region harbors:
- a CDS encoding RagB/SusD family nutrient uptake outer membrane protein, producing MKNILKYTMASVVAISLTNCTGDFEKINTNPYGISQESLTQQNNHIGSRFSPLFSNIIRVEPAWNYQLQQNLNADVFSGYMTAPTPFAGNINNQTYALVNGWNGFIWSDAYDANNGNGIMPYAREIKEQVELSGDPNGMKFVYVSNIIKVMAMHRISDVFGPIRYSKFDDYDTTGQYDSQETAYKAFFADLDEAITGLEAFLDDTQVAPFDQSTLEGDLAKWQTFANSVRLRLAIRVSKVDPALAKTEGEKALASNAGLMTTEDMMVDMGGFVHPIFTISRVWGDVLMSAEMESILKGFNDNRISEFFNGPADPTLGDYKGLRMGVDIDLKSEYGSHSAIGAAVEGSHKTWMTAAEVHFLKAEAALRGWAGAGDAKANYEAGVRASFAQFGASGVDTYLADTTSTPADYVDASNPANNYSYPSDVKIAYNAAGTNEEQLEQIITQKWIAMFPDGQEAWSEFRRTGYPRVFPVVVNNSGGAIDTDIQIRRINFVDVEKNTNGDNVTEAVGMLKGPDNGGTRLWWDTGAPNF from the coding sequence ATGAAAAATATACTTAAATATACAATGGCTTCAGTTGTGGCCATAAGTTTAACCAACTGTACGGGTGATTTCGAAAAGATTAACACTAATCCCTACGGAATCTCTCAGGAAAGTTTAACGCAGCAAAACAATCATATTGGCTCTAGATTTTCGCCTTTATTTTCAAATATTATACGTGTTGAACCAGCTTGGAACTACCAATTACAACAAAACCTAAATGCCGATGTGTTTTCAGGTTATATGACAGCGCCAACGCCTTTTGCTGGTAATATTAACAACCAAACTTACGCTTTAGTAAACGGCTGGAATGGTTTTATATGGAGTGACGCCTATGATGCTAACAACGGTAACGGAATTATGCCTTACGCTAGAGAAATTAAAGAGCAAGTTGAACTTTCTGGCGATCCTAATGGTATGAAATTCGTTTACGTTTCGAACATTATAAAAGTTATGGCCATGCACCGTATTTCGGATGTATTCGGACCAATTCGTTACTCAAAATTTGATGATTACGATACTACCGGTCAATACGATTCTCAAGAAACCGCTTACAAAGCCTTTTTTGCTGATTTAGATGAAGCGATTACTGGATTAGAAGCGTTTCTTGATGATACCCAAGTTGCTCCCTTCGACCAATCGACACTAGAAGGTGATCTTGCTAAATGGCAAACTTTTGCAAATTCAGTGCGTTTGCGACTAGCCATTCGAGTGTCTAAAGTAGATCCTGCTTTAGCAAAAACTGAAGGTGAAAAAGCCTTAGCGAGCAATGCCGGATTAATGACAACAGAAGATATGATGGTAGATATGGGCGGATTCGTTCATCCTATTTTTACTATTAGTCGTGTATGGGGTGATGTGTTAATGAGTGCAGAAATGGAATCTATTTTAAAAGGTTTTAATGACAATAGAATTTCAGAATTTTTTAATGGGCCTGCCGATCCAACATTGGGAGACTACAAAGGTCTTAGAATGGGTGTAGATATTGATTTGAAATCGGAATATGGTAGTCATTCTGCGATAGGAGCAGCTGTTGAAGGCTCTCATAAAACTTGGATGACTGCAGCCGAAGTTCATTTCTTAAAAGCGGAAGCAGCTTTAAGAGGTTGGGCAGGAGCCGGTGATGCAAAGGCCAATTATGAGGCTGGTGTTCGTGCTTCTTTTGCGCAATTTGGTGCCAGTGGAGTTGATACTTATTTAGCAGATACTACTAGTACACCAGCTGATTATGTTGATGCTAGTAACCCAGCTAATAATTATTCATACCCAAGTGATGTGAAAATTGCATACAACGCAGCAGGAACTAACGAAGAACAGTTAGAGCAAATTATTACTCAAAAATGGATTGCTATGTTCCCTGATGGTCAGGAAGCCTGGAGTGAGTTTAGACGTACAGGGTATCCAAGAGTGTTTCCTGTAGTGGTTAATAATAGCGGCGGTGCTATTGATACAGATATACAGATTCGTAGAATAAACTTCGTAGATGTAGAGAAAAACACCAACGGTGATAATGTAACTGAAGCTGTTGGGATGTTAAAAGGTCCAGATAATGGAGGAACAAGACTTTGGTGGGATACCGGAGCACCAAATTTTTAA